The Clostridioides difficile genome has a segment encoding these proteins:
- a CDS encoding ECF transporter S component, translated as MMNTSASVRKVNVRKMTIIGVLSAISIMLSMTPLGFIPVGPTKATIMHIPVIIGAIMEGPIVGAAIGFIFGVSSLLNAIINPTVTSFVFINPLVSILPRVMIGILAYYVYQLILKATNKVYISGLITGAVGSLLNTAGVLGMIYVLYADKYLQAMGQNGSAGKVIMALAAANGVPEAIVGALVVAAVAAVLKKSKK; from the coding sequence ATGATGAACACAAGTGCATCAGTAAGAAAAGTAAATGTAAGAAAGATGACTATAATAGGAGTACTATCAGCTATTTCTATTATGCTATCTATGACTCCATTGGGATTTATTCCAGTTGGACCTACAAAAGCAACTATAATGCATATACCAGTTATTATTGGAGCTATTATGGAAGGACCAATAGTTGGGGCAGCAATAGGCTTCATATTTGGAGTATCAAGTCTTTTAAATGCTATAATAAACCCAACAGTAACATCTTTTGTTTTTATAAATCCACTAGTTTCAATATTGCCAAGAGTTATGATAGGTATATTGGCTTACTATGTATATCAACTAATACTCAAAGCTACAAATAAGGTATACATATCTGGATTAATTACAGGAGCTGTAGGTTCTTTGTTAAATACAGCTGGAGTTTTAGGAATGATATATGTCTTATATGCTGACAAGTATCTTCAAGCGATGGGTCAAAATGGTTCAGCAGGAAAGGTTATAATGGCTCTTGCCGCAGCAAATGGAGTACCAGAAGCAATAGTAGGAGCTTTAGTAGTAGCTGCCGTTGCTGCTGTACTTAAGAAAAGCAAAAAATAG
- a CDS encoding type III pantothenate kinase has translation MLLVFDVGNTNMVLGIYKGDKLVNYWRIKTDKEKTSDEYGILISSLFKYDDVDINAIDDVIISSVVPNVMHSLENFCIKYCKKHPLIVGPGIKTGLNIKYDNPKQVGADRIVNAVAGIEKYGAPSILVDFGTATTFCAISEKGEYLGGTIAPGIKISSEALFQSASKLPRVELAKPGMTICKSTVSAMQSGIIYGYVGLVDKIIDMMKKELNRDDVKVIATGGLAKLIASETKSIDYVDGFLTLEGLRIIYEKNQE, from the coding sequence ATGCTTCTAGTATTTGATGTTGGAAATACTAATATGGTTTTAGGTATATATAAAGGTGACAAGTTAGTTAATTATTGGAGAATTAAAACAGATAAGGAAAAAACATCTGATGAATATGGAATTCTAATAAGTAGCTTATTTAAGTATGATGATGTGGATATAAATGCTATTGATGATGTAATAATATCGTCTGTAGTTCCAAATGTTATGCATTCTCTTGAAAATTTTTGTATAAAATACTGTAAAAAGCATCCATTGATAGTAGGTCCAGGCATAAAAACAGGTCTAAATATAAAATATGATAATCCAAAACAAGTTGGAGCAGACAGGATAGTTAATGCTGTAGCAGGCATAGAAAAATATGGAGCACCAAGTATACTTGTAGATTTTGGAACAGCAACTACATTTTGTGCTATTTCTGAAAAAGGTGAATACTTAGGAGGTACAATAGCACCAGGAATAAAAATATCTAGTGAGGCATTATTCCAAAGTGCATCTAAATTACCTAGAGTAGAATTAGCAAAACCAGGTATGACTATTTGTAAAAGCACTGTATCGGCTATGCAATCTGGCATAATTTATGGATATGTAGGTTTAGTTGATAAAATAATAGATATGATGAAAAAAGAATTAAATCGTGATGATGTTAAGGTTATAGCCACAGGTGGACTAGCTAAACTAATTGCTTCAGAAACAAAAAGTATAGATTATGTAGATGGTTTTTTAACGCTAGAAGGATTGAGAATAATATATGAAAAAAACCAAGAATAA
- the dusB gene encoding tRNA dihydrouridine synthase DusB, translating to MKVGNLELKNKVFLSPMAGVTDLPFRLICKEQECGLLYTEMINGKALCYDDENTKKMLKIEKEEHPVAVQIFGSEPDFMGRAAEIMNEYPNEILDINMGCPAPKVVKNGDGSALMKNPKLAEQVLKAVVKNSNKPVTLKIRKGWDDDSVNAVEIAKIAEACGISALAIHGRTREQYYTGKADWDIITDIKKNLNIPVIGNGDVFTIEDSINMLDKTGCDAIMIGRGAQGNPWIFKRISHYMNTGEILPEPTLNEKISTAIKHLKLAVEEHGEYVAVREMRKHIAWYLKGLRNSARLRDEINKIEDYQEVVSKLEYYMEDSLT from the coding sequence ATGAAAGTAGGAAATTTAGAATTAAAAAATAAAGTTTTTCTATCACCTATGGCAGGTGTAACAGACCTTCCATTTAGATTAATTTGTAAAGAACAAGAATGTGGACTTTTATATACAGAAATGATAAATGGTAAGGCACTTTGCTATGATGATGAAAATACTAAAAAAATGCTTAAGATAGAAAAAGAAGAACATCCTGTAGCTGTTCAGATATTTGGTTCTGAACCAGATTTTATGGGAAGAGCAGCAGAAATAATGAATGAATATCCAAATGAAATCCTCGATATAAATATGGGATGTCCAGCTCCAAAAGTAGTTAAAAATGGGGATGGTTCAGCACTTATGAAAAATCCTAAACTTGCAGAGCAGGTATTAAAGGCAGTAGTGAAGAATTCAAATAAACCAGTTACTTTAAAAATAAGAAAGGGATGGGATGACGATAGTGTAAATGCTGTTGAGATAGCAAAGATAGCAGAAGCTTGTGGAATAAGTGCTTTAGCAATACATGGAAGAACAAGAGAACAATATTATACAGGTAAAGCAGATTGGGATATAATTACAGATATTAAGAAAAATTTAAATATACCTGTTATAGGAAATGGTGATGTATTTACAATAGAAGATTCAATAAATATGTTAGACAAAACAGGTTGTGATGCTATAATGATAGGTAGGGGTGCTCAGGGTAACCCATGGATATTTAAAAGAATAAGCCATTATATGAATACAGGCGAGATTTTACCAGAGCCAACTCTTAACGAAAAAATAAGTACTGCCATCAAACATTTAAAGCTTGCAGTAGAAGAACATGGAGAGTATGTGGCTGTAAGGGAAATGAGAAAACACATCGCTTGGTATTTAAAAGGTCTTAGAAACTCTGCAAGACTAAGAGATGAAATTAATAAAATAGAAGACTATCAAGAAGTTGTGTCGAAATTGGAGTACTATATGGAAGACTCCTTGACATAA
- the greA gene encoding transcription elongation factor GreA encodes MEENKEFLLTQEGYNKLEEELENLKVVKRKEVAERIKVAISFGDLSENAEYDEAKKEQAQVEERILKLENMVRKAVIIDESKIDLNVVTIGSIVKVKDLEFDEDVEYTIVGSTEADPYDGKISNESPVGKALLGRAAKEVVEVQVPDGVAKFEILEIRR; translated from the coding sequence ATGGAAGAGAATAAAGAGTTTTTATTGACACAAGAGGGATACAATAAATTAGAAGAAGAATTAGAGAATTTAAAGGTTGTAAAGAGAAAAGAAGTTGCAGAGAGAATCAAGGTTGCTATATCTTTTGGTGACTTATCTGAAAATGCTGAGTACGATGAAGCTAAAAAGGAACAGGCACAAGTTGAAGAAAGAATCTTAAAATTAGAAAATATGGTTAGAAAAGCTGTTATCATAGATGAAAGCAAAATAGACCTTAATGTTGTTACAATAGGTTCAATAGTTAAAGTTAAAGATTTAGAATTTGATGAAGATGTTGAATATACTATAGTTGGTTCAACAGAAGCAGACCCATATGATGGTAAAATATCAAACGAATCTCCTGTAGGAAAAGCGCTTTTAGGAAGAGCTGCCAAAGAGGTTGTAGAAGTGCAAGTTCCTGATGGAGTTGCTAAGTTTGAAATATTAGAAATAAGAAGATAA
- the lysS gene encoding lysine--tRNA ligase — MKNNQQSNEEAQIQEDLSEVLQVRRDKLKKLQESGRDPFKESRYDRTHYSMEIKDNFEALEGQTTKVAGRIMSKRIQGKAGFIDIQDQEGRIQSYVRLDAIGEEEYSVFSTYDIGDIVGIEGEIFRTKKGEISVKAKSVVLLCKSLQVLPEKYHGLKDQELRYRQRYVDLIVNPEVKNAFLIRTKALKALRAYLDDRGFLEVETPILNTIAGGANARPFITNHNTLHIPMYLRIANELYLKRLIVGGFDKVYEMGRMFRNEGMDLKHNPEYTAIELYQAYADYTDMMEITENVVAHMAEVATGSMIINYQGTEINFTPPWKRMTMEDCVKEYSGVDFSTINTDEEALEVAREKGIEIKPGMRRGEVINAFFEEFGEDKLIQPTFITHHPVEVSPLSKRNAEDPRRTDRFEAFANKWELANAFSELNDPIDQKGRFMDQLRKRELGDDEAFEMDDDFLKALEVGLPPTGGLGIGIDRVIMLLTNSPSIRDVLLFPTMKPIDNNQNKEEEE; from the coding sequence ATGAAAAATAATCAACAAAGTAATGAAGAAGCACAAATTCAAGAAGACCTTAGTGAAGTACTTCAAGTAAGAAGAGATAAACTAAAAAAATTACAAGAGTCAGGTAGAGACCCTTTTAAAGAAAGTAGATATGATAGAACTCATTATTCTATGGAAATAAAAGATAACTTTGAAGCTCTTGAAGGTCAAACTACAAAAGTAGCAGGACGTATAATGAGCAAGAGAATACAAGGTAAAGCTGGTTTTATAGATATTCAAGACCAAGAAGGAAGAATTCAATCTTATGTAAGACTAGATGCTATAGGGGAAGAAGAATATAGTGTATTTTCAACATATGATATTGGAGATATAGTTGGTATTGAAGGGGAAATATTTAGAACTAAAAAGGGAGAAATATCTGTAAAGGCTAAATCTGTAGTATTACTATGCAAATCTTTACAAGTTTTACCAGAAAAATATCATGGATTAAAAGATCAAGAACTAAGATATAGACAAAGATATGTTGATTTAATAGTAAATCCAGAAGTAAAAAATGCCTTTTTAATTAGAACGAAAGCATTAAAAGCATTGAGAGCATATTTAGATGACAGAGGATTTTTAGAAGTTGAAACTCCAATATTAAATACTATAGCTGGTGGAGCAAATGCTAGACCTTTTATAACTAACCATAACACTTTACATATACCAATGTATTTAAGAATAGCAAACGAATTATACTTAAAGAGACTTATTGTTGGTGGATTTGATAAAGTTTATGAAATGGGAAGAATGTTTAGAAATGAAGGAATGGATTTGAAACATAATCCTGAATATACAGCTATAGAACTATATCAAGCATATGCAGACTACACTGATATGATGGAGATAACAGAAAATGTTGTTGCACATATGGCTGAAGTTGCTACAGGAAGTATGATAATCAACTATCAAGGAACAGAAATAAACTTTACACCTCCTTGGAAGAGAATGACTATGGAAGATTGTGTAAAGGAATATTCTGGTGTAGATTTTTCTACAATAAATACTGATGAAGAAGCATTAGAAGTTGCTAGAGAAAAAGGAATAGAAATAAAACCTGGAATGAGAAGAGGGGAAGTAATAAATGCTTTCTTTGAAGAGTTTGGAGAAGATAAATTAATCCAACCAACATTTATAACACATCACCCAGTTGAAGTATCTCCATTATCTAAGAGAAACGCTGAAGACCCAAGAAGAACTGATAGATTTGAAGCTTTTGCTAATAAGTGGGAGTTAGCTAATGCATTTTCTGAGCTTAATGACCCAATTGACCAAAAAGGAAGATTTATGGACCAATTGAGAAAAAGAGAATTAGGTGATGATGAAGCTTTTGAAATGGATGATGACTTCTTAAAAGCATTAGAAGTAGGTTTACCTCCTACAGGTGGACTAGGAATAGGCATAGATAGAGTTATTATGCTATTAACTAATTCTCCATCTATAAGAGACGTATTATTATTCCCAACTATGAAACCTATTGATAATAATCAAAATAAAGAAGAAGAAGAATAA
- a CDS encoding DUF378 domain-containing protein, with translation MKKVALVLAIIGALNWGAIGILGTDLIGSIFGGTYEMISRIIYFVVGLAGLYLIPSLMSDDRE, from the coding sequence ATGAAAAAAGTTGCTTTAGTTTTAGCTATAATCGGTGCACTTAACTGGGGAGCAATTGGTATCCTAGGAACAGATTTAATAGGTAGCATTTTTGGCGGAACATATGAAATGATAAGTAGAATAATATACTTTGTTGTAGGTCTAGCTGGATTGTATTTAATACCAAGTTTAATGTCTGATGACAGGGAATAA
- a CDS encoding aminotransferase class I/II-fold pyridoxal phosphate-dependent enzyme, translated as MFIINELNEIVNKEIISFHMPGHKKGKIYEKLGYINVLENLYKMDTTEIIGTDNLHSPEGIIKASQENTAKIFKSDYTYYLVNGSSCGIQSAIMSVCNPKSKIIVNRDCHQSVINGCILGDVDIEYIPCEISKDTNILKGVNVINVIDIIDKNLDAKAILLTYPTYYGMTYDLEYICNYAHSKNIVVIVDEAHGAHLGLSERLPKTALEQAADIVIQSTHKTLPSFTQSSMIHVKGERVDLDKISNMLRITESSSPSYLLLSSLELAADIYKNKGKELMEELLNNIGIFKNNVNKNIEIYSTNDKTKVFISAKSIGLTGYELENILRKKYNIQVELSNYYGVLLICTIGNSTQDFISLETALNDITVKEFKSTKLDNIKYPVDIPKKILTPREAFYKIKKSVKIYDSIGKICGESIVPYPPGVNIISPGEIISKEIIDYLKFCNSKGMVISGVKDITLDFIEIIDLEHV; from the coding sequence ATGTTTATAATTAATGAACTAAATGAAATTGTAAATAAAGAAATAATATCTTTTCATATGCCTGGACACAAAAAGGGAAAAATTTATGAAAAATTAGGATATATAAATGTATTAGAAAATTTGTATAAAATGGATACAACTGAAATAATAGGAACAGATAATTTACATTCTCCAGAAGGAATTATAAAAGCTTCTCAAGAAAATACTGCAAAAATATTTAAAAGTGATTATACATATTATTTAGTAAATGGGAGCAGTTGTGGAATCCAATCTGCAATAATGTCAGTATGTAATCCTAAAAGTAAAATAATTGTAAATAGAGACTGTCACCAATCGGTTATAAATGGATGTATTTTGGGCGATGTAGATATAGAATATATTCCTTGCGAGATAAGCAAAGATACTAATATTTTAAAAGGTGTGAATGTAATAAATGTAATTGATATAATAGATAAAAATTTAGATGCAAAAGCAATATTGCTTACATATCCTACATACTATGGAATGACATATGATTTAGAATATATCTGTAATTACGCACATAGCAAAAATATTGTAGTAATAGTAGATGAAGCACATGGTGCACATTTAGGACTTAGTGAGAGACTCCCTAAGACAGCTCTTGAGCAAGCTGCAGATATAGTTATACAAAGTACTCATAAAACACTTCCATCCTTTACTCAATCATCAATGATACATGTAAAGGGAGAGAGAGTTGACTTAGATAAAATTTCAAATATGCTAAGAATTACTGAGTCTTCAAGTCCTTCCTATTTATTATTGTCTTCACTAGAATTAGCAGCAGACATCTATAAAAACAAAGGCAAAGAATTAATGGAAGAGCTTTTAAATAATATCGGAATTTTCAAAAATAATGTTAATAAAAATATTGAAATATATAGTACAAATGATAAAACAAAAGTATTTATATCTGCTAAAAGTATAGGATTAACAGGATATGAACTGGAGAATATTTTAAGAAAAAAATATAATATACAGGTAGAGTTGTCTAATTATTATGGTGTTCTATTAATCTGTACAATAGGAAATAGTACTCAGGATTTCATTAGTTTAGAAACAGCGTTAAATGATATTACAGTAAAAGAGTTTAAATCTACAAAACTAGACAATATAAAATACCCTGTTGATATTCCAAAGAAAATATTAACACCTAGAGAAGCATTTTATAAAATCAAAAAAAGTGTTAAAATATATGACAGCATAGGTAAAATATGTGGCGAATCTATAGTACCATATCCACCAGGGGTAAATATAATATCCCCTGGAGAAATAATAAGTAAAGAAATAATAGATTATTTAAAGTTTTGTAATTCTAAAGGTATGGTTATAAGTGGGGTTAAAGATATAACTTTAGATTTTATAGAAATAATAGATTTAGAACATGTGTAA
- a CDS encoding deoxynucleoside kinase — translation MRGKLIIIESGSDASGKATQTKKLYERLKKEGYMIKKVEYPNYESQSSALVKMYLRGDFGKNASDVDPYIASTFFTADRYASFKTDWEEFYNKGGIIIADRYTTSNMVHQASKMDIDDREEYLNWLADYEFNLFKIPQPDCVVFLDVPIEFSEKLMENRKNKITGEKEKDIHESDIEYLEKSYNNALYIADKYDWKKINCVSNKKLRSIESIHNEVYEIVLDSIKSMER, via the coding sequence ATGAGAGGTAAGTTAATAATTATAGAGAGTGGTTCAGATGCGAGTGGAAAGGCAACTCAAACAAAAAAATTATATGAAAGACTAAAAAAAGAAGGCTATATGATTAAGAAGGTAGAATATCCCAATTATGAGTCTCAGTCATCTGCTTTGGTAAAAATGTATTTAAGAGGGGATTTTGGTAAAAATGCTTCAGATGTAGACCCATATATAGCATCAACTTTTTTTACAGCAGATAGATATGCATCATTTAAAACCGATTGGGAGGAATTTTATAATAAAGGTGGAATAATTATCGCTGATAGATATACAACCTCTAATATGGTGCATCAAGCTTCTAAAATGGATATTGATGATAGAGAGGAATATCTTAACTGGTTGGCCGATTATGAATTTAATTTATTTAAAATACCTCAACCTGATTGTGTTGTATTTTTAGATGTTCCTATTGAGTTTAGTGAAAAACTTATGGAGAATAGAAAAAACAAAATTACAGGAGAAAAAGAGAAAGATATCCATGAAAGTGATATAGAGTATTTAGAGAAATCTTATAATAATGCTCTATATATAGCAGATAAATATGACTGGAAAAAGATAAATTGTGTTTCAAATAAGAAATTAAGAAGTATTGAAAGTATACATAATGAAGTTTATGAAATAGTTCTTGATTCAATAAAATCTATGGAGAGATAA
- a CDS encoding DNA polymerase III subunit delta', which produces MYFENIIGQDFAKKYLVNSINKDKLNNAYMFEGIDGIGKKKFADELSKLLLDYVNLENSPDYVLINPDGNSIKIAQIRNLQSDIVVRPHKDYKIYLINNAEKMTVEAQNALLKTLEEPPSYAIIILVTNNKESLLETIKSRCDIIKFSPIPIADLKTYLINKGIEEERAQILATFSRGSIENALDLSQSAEFSVMRDDIQQYIQIMLDKNIVEILNIPNNMEKYRNQIISLLDIMINYFRDIILLKENVNRDMLINIDKLVFIQNMSGKISYSQLSKIIDIIEGTKTKIKSNCNFNISIQVMSLNIYEVIK; this is translated from the coding sequence ATGTATTTTGAAAATATTATAGGACAAGATTTTGCAAAAAAATATTTAGTAAATTCTATAAATAAAGATAAACTTAATAATGCGTATATGTTTGAAGGAATAGATGGAATAGGAAAAAAGAAATTTGCTGATGAGCTATCAAAATTGTTACTTGACTATGTGAATCTAGAAAATAGTCCAGACTATGTACTTATAAATCCTGATGGAAATAGTATAAAAATAGCTCAAATTAGAAATTTACAATCAGATATAGTAGTACGACCTCATAAGGACTATAAAATATATCTAATAAATAATGCTGAAAAGATGACTGTAGAAGCTCAAAATGCCCTTTTAAAGACATTAGAGGAACCTCCAAGTTATGCTATAATAATCTTAGTTACAAATAATAAAGAATCATTATTAGAAACGATAAAATCTAGATGTGACATAATAAAGTTTTCGCCTATACCAATAGCAGATTTAAAAACTTATTTAATAAATAAAGGTATAGAAGAAGAAAGGGCTCAAATATTGGCTACTTTTTCAAGAGGAAGTATTGAAAATGCTTTAGATTTATCTCAGTCAGCTGAGTTTTCAGTAATGAGGGATGATATACAACAATATATCCAAATAATGCTAGATAAAAATATAGTAGAGATTCTAAATATACCAAATAACATGGAGAAATACAGAAATCAGATTATAAGTTTATTGGATATTATGATAAACTATTTTAGAGACATTATCTTATTAAAAGAAAATGTAAATAGAGATATGTTAATAAATATAGATAAACTAGTTTTTATCCAAAATATGAGTGGAAAAATTAGTTATTCTCAATTATCCAAAATTATTGATATAATAGAAGGTACAAAGACTAAAATTAAAAGTAATTGTAATTTCAATATAAGCATACAAGTTATGTCTTTAAATATATACGAGGTGATTAAATGA